In the Pyrolobus fumarii 1A genome, one interval contains:
- a CDS encoding CRISPR-associated ring nuclease translates to MGTRLVVLLGMSPGVLHTVLCALRANAATPTEVHIVATRRAPVHEAIEIARTCPCPGTDKPPLAPSTTIHVHALRVDDVTDEEGINELLEKLEEATRGAKHAIIDVTGGRKLASIIAAMYSVRRGYTTIYTPIPHEEQQRINRAETLCDKTTRTPPKPITL, encoded by the coding sequence GTGGGCACAAGGCTCGTCGTGCTACTCGGGATGTCTCCGGGAGTCCTCCACACGGTGCTCTGCGCGCTACGTGCCAACGCAGCTACACCCACAGAGGTTCACATCGTGGCGACTAGGCGGGCACCAGTACACGAGGCGATAGAGATAGCCAGGACCTGCCCATGCCCCGGCACGGACAAACCACCACTAGCGCCAAGCACCACGATACACGTGCACGCGCTGAGGGTTGACGACGTCACGGACGAGGAGGGCATAAACGAGCTCCTCGAGAAGCTAGAGGAGGCAACGAGAGGCGCCAAACACGCCATAATAGACGTCACCGGGGGCCGCAAACTAGCCTCCATAATAGCAGCCATGTACTCGGTTAGGAGAGGATACACGACGATATACACGCCAATCCCGCACGAAGAGCAGCAGAGGATAAACAGGGCGGAGACCCTATGCGACAAGACGACAAGAACACCACCAAAACCAATCACACTCTAG